A part of Marinobacter psychrophilus genomic DNA contains:
- a CDS encoding ChrR family anti-sigma-E factor has protein sequence MTRHHPEGTSLMEFSAGTLSDPHALCIRLHLERCPLCSSRVDTLESLGAVMLEQQPLTESSKPAVSTFDAILACIDNNIGPVETQQKRRDLIEKLLGCNINDLPWKRQLGDVSMLDVTDRFPGQAERVVLQKLSSGGKAPAHTHRGTETTIVLQGAFSDQNGIFNQWDFAVLDVNDNHRPIAVGHEDCITLSVLSAPLKLTGTFTRLLNPFMS, from the coding sequence ATGACACGGCATCACCCCGAAGGTACAAGCCTGATGGAATTCAGTGCGGGTACGTTGTCTGATCCTCACGCCCTATGCATACGGTTACATCTTGAAAGGTGTCCGCTTTGCAGCAGTAGGGTAGACACTTTAGAGAGCTTGGGTGCAGTAATGTTGGAACAACAACCCTTGACTGAAAGTTCCAAGCCGGCTGTGTCCACCTTCGACGCGATTCTTGCCTGTATTGACAACAACATAGGGCCTGTAGAAACCCAGCAGAAGCGCAGAGACCTTATTGAGAAGTTGTTGGGTTGCAACATCAACGATTTGCCTTGGAAGCGCCAACTGGGCGATGTCAGCATGCTTGACGTAACTGATCGTTTCCCCGGACAGGCAGAGAGGGTGGTATTGCAAAAATTGTCCTCTGGAGGCAAAGCGCCTGCCCACACCCACCGTGGAACCGAGACCACGATCGTCTTGCAGGGTGCATTTTCTGACCAGAACGGTATCTTCAATCAGTGGGATTTTGCAGTGCTTGACGTGAATGACAATCACCGCCCGATCGCTGTTGGCCACGAAGATTGCATTACATTGTCAGTGCTTAGTGCACCGCTGAAACT
- a CDS encoding sigma-70 family RNA polymerase sigma factor yields MTTLEQKSVKSEGRNDPWSNLLVKVGKNQDRQAYHQLFEHFGPQIKYYAMANGMANHAEELVQEVFVSIWRRSCLYDWRKAAASTWIFTIARNQRIDMLRKMKRISAEISVETEDLWQIPGDHENEPVTSLVRLMSERRVRESLSLLPEEQTTVIAKVYMESKSHQMVADELRIPLGTVKSRVRLALNKLKVILQDQNQ; encoded by the coding sequence GTGACAACACTGGAGCAGAAGTCGGTTAAATCCGAAGGGCGTAACGACCCTTGGAGTAACCTGTTGGTAAAAGTAGGGAAAAACCAAGACCGGCAAGCTTATCACCAGCTGTTCGAGCACTTCGGCCCGCAGATTAAGTATTACGCCATGGCCAACGGCATGGCGAATCACGCAGAAGAGCTTGTGCAGGAAGTATTTGTATCGATCTGGCGCCGGTCGTGTCTTTATGATTGGCGCAAAGCGGCGGCATCTACCTGGATTTTTACCATTGCGCGAAACCAGCGTATTGATATGTTACGCAAAATGAAGCGTATCAGCGCTGAAATATCGGTAGAGACTGAAGATCTGTGGCAGATCCCGGGCGATCACGAAAACGAGCCCGTTACGTCGCTGGTTCGTTTGATGTCGGAGCGCCGAGTACGTGAATCTCTTAGTTTGTTACCAGAAGAACAAACGACTGTCATTGCCAAAGTGTATATGGAAAGCAAGTCTCATCAGATGGTTGCTGACGAACTGAGAATACCTCTGGGAACAGTAAAAAGCCGGGTCCGTCTGGCACTCAACAAACTTAAAGTGATTTTGCAGGATCAAAACCAATGA